The following proteins are co-located in the Apium graveolens cultivar Ventura chromosome 5, ASM990537v1, whole genome shotgun sequence genome:
- the LOC141725138 gene encoding BTB/POZ domain-containing protein At1g67900-like, with protein sequence MKFMKLGTRPDTFCTNEGVRSVSSEISSDLTVQVEDTRFVLHKFPLLSKCLHLQQLCSESPESSSKQVLVLPDFPGGIEAFELCAKFCYSITITISAYNIVSARCAAEYLHMTEDVEKGNLTHKLEIFLNSCILHGWKDSIVTLKSTKAFNMRAEDLGITSRSIEAIASKVLSNPTKVNLSHSYSRRGKDDAMSCNGAEDRSKTISKGWWAEDVAELGIDFYWRTMVAIKSSGKIPSNIVGDALRIYASRWLPEISKTLNNKKQVKTAKESIKHRFFLESLINLLPVDRYAVPCSFLLKLLKAANILEVSSSSMRELAKRIGMQLEEATVGDLLIPNMSNTCKEQYDVDIIITILEQFMLQGQSPPTSPPRAKGDFHRRRSRSAENISEFQESRRSSSASHSSKLRVARLMDGYLQVVACDANLALLKFIAIAEAIPEFARLGHDDLYRAIDIYLKGHPELNKSGRKRLCRVLDCKKLSIEACTHAAQNELLPLRVVVQVLFFKQARAAIATGQVINLPSNIKALLGAQDDPSRLLDSLLGNKTLPPDDQWSVSGLKTPNSSISTLKMKLAEKDELNNNYGEVKSSQVKENRSIPSRPRGMFSRFWTINRQASGKI encoded by the exons ATGAAGTTTATGAAACTCGGAACCCGGCCGGATACTTTCTGTACTAATGAGGGTGTAAG GTCAGTCTCCTCAGAGATATCTAGTGACCTTACGGTGCAAGTTGAAGATACTAGATTTGTGCTTCATAAG TTTCCTCTTCTGTCAAAGTGTTTGCATCTTCAGCAGCTATGCTCTGAATCACCTGAATCTTCATCAAAACAAGTTCTTGTACTTCCGGACTTCCCTGGTGGAATTGAGGCATTTGAATTATGTGCAAAGTTTTGTTATAGTATCACTATAACTATCAGTGCCTACAATATTGTATCAGCTCGATGTGCAGCTGAATATTTACATATGACTGAGGATGTTGAAAAGGGTAACTTGACTCATAAACTAGAAATTTTCCTTAATTCCTGTATCCTTCATGGATGGAAGGACTCCATTGTGACCCTAAAAAGCACCAAAGCATTCAACATGCGGGCAGAAGATCTTGGTATCACTAGCAGAAGCATTGAAGCTATTGCTTCAAAAGTTCTTTCCAACCCCACGAAGGTGAATTTATCACACAGCTATTCCAGAAGAGGTAAGGACGATGCCATGTCATGTAATGGAGCAGAGGATAGGTCAAAAACTATAAGCAAGGGCTGGTGGGCTGAAGATGTTGCAGAGTTGGGCATCGATTTTTATTGGAGAACAATGGTAGCCATAAAATCTAGTGGTAAAATTCCCTCTAACATTGTCGGAGATGCATTGCGGATATATGCTTCTAGATGGCTGCCAGAGATATCAAAAACCTTGAACAATAAGAAGCAAGTTAAAACTGCCAAGGAGTCTATAAAGCATAGGTTTTTCTTAGAATCACTAATCAACTTGCTTCCAGTGGACAGATATGCTGTTCCCTGCAGCTTCTTGCTTAAACTTTTGAAGGCAGCCAATATACTTGAAGTTTCTTCTTCGTCCATGAGAGAATTGGCTAAACGAATAGGAATGCAATTAGAGGAAGCAACAGTTGGTGATCTTCTAATTCCTAATATGTCGAATACATGCAAAGAGCAATATGATGTTGACATAATCATTACCATATTAGAGCAGTTCATGCTACAAGGGCAGAGTCCCCCAACTAGTCCTCCAAGAGCCAAGGGGGATTTTCATAGGAGGAGGTCTCGATCAGCTGAAAATATATCCGAGTTTCAGGAAAGTAGGAGGTCATCTTCAGCATCTCATAGCTCTAAACTGAGAGTTGCAAGGCTTATGGATGGCTATCTGCAGGTGGTTGCTTGTGATGCTAATTTGGCACTTCTAAAGTTTATTGCAATTGCTGAGGCTATTCCTGAGTTTGCAAGACTCGGACATGATGATCTATACAGAGCCATTGACATCTATCTCAAG GGACATCCAGAGCTCAATAAAAGTGGAAGGAAGCGTCTATGCCGAGTTCTGGATTGCAAGAAGTTATCAATAGAAGCCTGCACACATGCAGCACAAAACGAATTACTCCCACTTCGTGTAGTAGTTCAAGTCCTCTTCTTCAAGCAAGCTCGAGCTGCTATAGCTACTGGCCAAGTGATCAATCTTCCTAGCAATATCAAGGCCCTTCTAGGTGCACAGGATGATCCATCAAGGCTTCTCGATTCATTACTTGGTAACAAAACTTTGCCACCAGATGACCAGTGGAGCGTGTCAGGCCTTAAAACACCAAATTCCAGTATTTCTACTTTAAAAATGAAGTTGGCGGAAAAGGATGAGTTAAACAATAATTATGGGGAAGTGAAATCATCTCAAGTAAAGGAAAATCGTTCAATTCCAAGTCGTCCAAGAGGAATGTTCAGTAGGTTCTGGACCATCAACAGGCAGGCAAGCGGAAAAATTTAA